The Sinomonas sp. P10A9 genome includes a window with the following:
- a CDS encoding carbohydrate kinase family protein, translated as MLTVIGEALIDVVRRPTGTESHPGGSPLNVAVGLARLDHPVQFIGRYGDDAYGRLLTDHLHGSNVLVPLPPDEAPTSVASAELDHHGAATYHFDLDWHLPDLRGRLETLLSATTLVHTGSIAAVLEPGADQVLHAIEHARPRATIGFDPNCRPTITTDPEVVRIRVERFVALSDVVKASDEDLAWLYPGIDPLESARRWLTLGGSDGPAFVVVTRGAEGPWGVCRDGEVAIPAPSVKVADTVGAGDSFMAALLSAVVDRELDGAQRRPELRRLDVRELARILDFAARAAAVTVSRPGANPPSRAEIRTRGAQSEGAQDGGTP; from the coding sequence ATGCTGACAGTCATCGGCGAGGCGCTCATCGACGTGGTACGCCGCCCCACGGGCACTGAGTCACACCCCGGCGGGAGCCCGCTCAACGTGGCCGTCGGCCTGGCCCGGCTTGACCATCCCGTGCAGTTCATCGGCCGCTACGGCGACGACGCTTACGGGCGCCTGCTCACGGACCACCTCCACGGCTCCAACGTGCTCGTCCCGCTCCCGCCCGACGAGGCCCCGACCTCGGTGGCGAGCGCTGAGCTGGACCACCACGGTGCCGCGACCTACCATTTCGACCTCGACTGGCACCTGCCAGACCTCCGAGGTCGGCTCGAGACGCTCCTCAGCGCGACGACCCTCGTCCACACGGGCTCGATCGCAGCGGTCCTCGAGCCGGGCGCGGACCAGGTCCTGCACGCCATCGAACACGCGCGTCCGCGCGCAACCATCGGCTTCGACCCGAACTGCCGGCCCACGATCACGACCGATCCTGAGGTGGTCCGCATCAGGGTGGAGCGCTTTGTGGCGCTCTCCGACGTGGTGAAGGCATCGGACGAGGACCTCGCGTGGCTTTACCCCGGGATCGACCCGCTCGAGTCGGCGCGCCGCTGGCTCACCCTGGGCGGCTCGGACGGGCCGGCGTTCGTCGTCGTGACCCGCGGGGCCGAGGGCCCGTGGGGCGTGTGCCGCGACGGCGAGGTGGCCATCCCGGCGCCGTCGGTGAAGGTCGCAGACACCGTGGGTGCCGGGGACTCGTTCATGGCCGCGCTGCTCTCCGCGGTCGTGGACCGGGAGCTCGACGGCGCCCAGCGGCGTCCGGAGCTGCGGCGACTCGACGTCCGCGAACTCGCCCGCATCCTCGACTTCGCCGCCCGTGCGGCAGCGGTGACCGTTTCGCGCCCGGGCGCGAATCCGCCGTCGCGCGCCGAGATCCGCACGAGAGGTGCACAGAGCGAAGGTGCACAGGACGGAGGCACACCGTGA
- a CDS encoding HAD family hydrolase, with protein sequence MRLVASDIDGTILGRDGRITPRTVRALHACEEAGVELVFVTGRPARWLTPLSEQLGHAGTVICSNGALVYSLETMSVVSSEAIRRDTMLEVREIVRGLFPETVFAVETPVEFVMETAFAEPRHQRLLEEVRHGDLAELVQGDEVVKFMAKIEGITAEDYLRVVAPHVSHLVSVTHSAIDMTMLEMAPIGVNKAVTLAEYAHALGIAPADVVAFGDMPNDVEMLAWAGEGYAMQSGHPDALAATELHAPGIEDDGVAQVLERKLAGIGRTAVGSGPARRARGS encoded by the coding sequence ATGCGCCTCGTGGCCAGTGACATCGACGGCACCATCCTCGGCCGCGACGGGCGGATCACGCCGCGCACGGTGCGGGCGCTGCACGCGTGCGAGGAGGCCGGCGTCGAGCTCGTGTTCGTCACGGGGAGGCCGGCGCGGTGGCTCACGCCCCTCAGCGAGCAGCTGGGCCATGCCGGGACGGTGATCTGCTCGAACGGCGCGCTCGTGTACAGCCTCGAGACGATGTCCGTGGTCTCCTCCGAGGCGATCCGCCGGGACACGATGCTCGAGGTCCGCGAGATCGTCCGCGGGCTCTTCCCGGAGACGGTGTTCGCGGTGGAGACCCCCGTCGAGTTCGTCATGGAGACCGCGTTCGCCGAGCCCCGGCACCAGCGTCTGCTCGAGGAGGTGCGGCACGGCGACCTCGCCGAGCTCGTTCAGGGGGACGAGGTCGTGAAGTTCATGGCGAAGATCGAGGGGATCACGGCCGAGGACTACCTCCGCGTCGTGGCGCCGCACGTTTCCCACCTGGTCTCCGTGACCCATTCGGCGATCGACATGACCATGCTCGAGATGGCCCCGATCGGCGTCAACAAGGCTGTCACGCTTGCCGAGTACGCCCACGCTCTGGGGATCGCCCCGGCGGACGTGGTTGCGTTCGGGGACATGCCCAATGACGTCGAGATGCTCGCCTGGGCGGGCGAGGGCTACGCGATGCAGTCGGGCCACCCCGACGCGCTCGCGGCGACGGAGCTCCACGCCCCGGGCATCGAGGACGACGGCGTGGCGCAGGTCCTCGAGCGCAAGCTCGCGGGGATTGGACGCACGGCAGTCGGCTCTGGCCCCGCGCGACGTGCGCGTGGATCATGA
- a CDS encoding glycerophosphodiester phosphodiesterase, which produces MAFAHRGFSLNGLENTLTAFRAAWDLGITHLETDVRATHDGALVAFHDDRLDRVTDRSGLLAELAWAEVAAARIAGSAGASERIPLFADLAEDLPDARFNVDVKSADAVVPFAETIERMRLHDRVLVTSFSDARRRAVLARLSRPVASSAGMRTAAAFRLLGGSIPAAAGRRLLRDVDALQVPERYGAVRVVTARFVERAHAAGLQVHVWTVNAAEDMNRLLDLGVDGLVSDRTDVLRAVLEARGAWPMA; this is translated from the coding sequence ATGGCCTTCGCGCACCGCGGCTTCTCCCTCAACGGCCTCGAGAACACCCTCACGGCCTTCCGCGCGGCGTGGGATCTCGGGATCACGCACCTCGAGACGGACGTCCGTGCGACGCACGACGGCGCGCTGGTCGCCTTCCACGACGACCGCCTTGACCGCGTCACGGACCGCTCGGGCCTCTTGGCCGAGCTGGCCTGGGCCGAGGTCGCGGCGGCCCGCATAGCTGGGTCCGCGGGCGCGTCCGAGCGCATCCCGCTCTTTGCCGACCTCGCCGAGGACCTGCCCGACGCCCGCTTCAACGTCGACGTGAAGTCCGCGGACGCCGTCGTGCCGTTCGCCGAGACCATCGAGCGGATGCGCCTCCACGACCGCGTCCTGGTCACGTCTTTCTCCGACGCACGACGCCGCGCAGTCCTCGCGCGCCTGTCGCGGCCGGTCGCGTCGTCGGCGGGAATGCGGACGGCGGCGGCGTTCCGTCTGCTCGGGGGGTCGATCCCGGCCGCGGCGGGGCGCCGGCTGCTGAGGGACGTCGATGCGCTTCAGGTCCCCGAGCGGTACGGGGCGGTCCGTGTGGTGACGGCGCGGTTCGTGGAACGGGCGCACGCCGCGGGTCTGCAGGTGCACGTGTGGACCGTCAACGCCGCCGAGGACATGAACCGCCTGCTGGACCTGGGCGTGGACGGTCTCGTGTCCGACCGCACGGACGTGCTGCGAGCCGTGCTCGAGGCCCGAGGAGCCTGGCCGATGGCATAG
- a CDS encoding S8 family serine peptidase, translated as MAPEQKGKSRIIGDLRTPPEGESGGDVPGPDEPVDVVIELNATYPGPASAAHDAFADLWHRFVERVAPAGGAPKVLFQKTRIARKLYQCILTRSSLAVLMEMDEPGPTGARIIFRAWPDYELYAHIDRSAATVKVDAARRSFSALGEGIVWAVIDTGIDQKHPHFSALELAREGTPDAAPTPKTGGLHRDFSGLVRPSLGTPTAPADPLADEEGHGTHVAGIIAGGCPEGRTAHVASSDEAVDGGFVPRAHAGALSGMAPLCQLVSLKVFRRVAGVAVTSSSAVIAAIEYVLTEVNVSRNPLRVHGVNLSLGCDWDPSHYAAGQSPLDQLLTELVATGVNVVVSAGNNGSAAAAQSANQSTGVLASITEPGHTEACITVGSTHRDAPHVFGVSWTSSKGPTLDGRAKPDVVAPGEWICSAATGTVRTRAGLDGLTGDDASLTYAELSGTSMAAPHVSGVIAAFLSGRPEYIGRAAEVKALLLRSALDLGRDRYGQGAGLADAMAMLTNY; from the coding sequence ATGGCGCCCGAGCAGAAGGGCAAGTCGCGGATCATCGGCGACCTGCGGACGCCCCCGGAGGGCGAAAGCGGCGGCGACGTTCCGGGCCCCGACGAGCCGGTCGACGTCGTGATCGAGCTCAACGCGACCTACCCGGGCCCGGCGAGCGCGGCCCACGACGCCTTCGCCGACCTCTGGCACCGGTTCGTGGAACGCGTGGCCCCGGCAGGCGGCGCGCCGAAGGTCCTCTTCCAGAAGACGCGGATCGCCCGCAAGCTCTACCAATGCATCCTGACCCGGTCCTCGCTCGCAGTCCTCATGGAGATGGACGAGCCCGGCCCCACCGGAGCCCGCATCATCTTCCGCGCCTGGCCGGACTACGAGCTGTATGCGCACATCGACAGATCGGCGGCGACGGTGAAGGTCGACGCCGCGCGGCGCTCGTTCAGTGCACTCGGGGAAGGAATCGTCTGGGCCGTCATCGACACGGGCATCGACCAGAAGCATCCGCATTTCTCCGCGCTCGAACTCGCACGCGAGGGGACGCCCGACGCCGCACCAACGCCGAAGACGGGCGGCCTCCACCGGGACTTCTCGGGCCTCGTGCGCCCGAGCCTCGGAACCCCGACGGCACCCGCGGACCCCCTCGCGGACGAGGAGGGGCATGGGACGCACGTGGCCGGAATCATCGCAGGCGGGTGCCCGGAGGGGCGCACCGCCCACGTCGCCTCCTCGGACGAGGCCGTGGACGGCGGATTCGTGCCGAGGGCCCACGCGGGGGCACTGAGCGGGATGGCGCCCCTCTGCCAGCTCGTGAGCCTCAAGGTGTTCCGGCGTGTGGCCGGCGTGGCCGTGACCTCGTCGTCGGCCGTCATCGCCGCCATCGAGTACGTGCTCACCGAGGTCAACGTGAGCCGGAACCCCCTGCGGGTGCACGGCGTCAATCTGAGCCTCGGGTGCGACTGGGACCCGAGCCACTACGCCGCGGGCCAGTCTCCACTGGACCAGCTGCTCACCGAGCTCGTCGCGACGGGCGTCAACGTGGTGGTCTCGGCGGGCAACAACGGCAGTGCCGCCGCGGCCCAGTCCGCCAACCAGTCCACGGGCGTGCTCGCGTCCATCACCGAGCCCGGACACACCGAGGCCTGCATCACCGTCGGATCGACGCACCGCGATGCACCCCACGTGTTCGGCGTGTCGTGGACGTCGTCGAAAGGGCCCACGCTCGACGGGCGGGCCAAGCCCGACGTCGTGGCGCCGGGCGAGTGGATCTGCTCGGCCGCGACCGGCACGGTCCGCACCCGCGCCGGTCTGGACGGGCTGACGGGCGACGACGCGTCCCTCACCTACGCGGAACTCTCCGGCACGAGCATGGCCGCGCCGCACGTCTCCGGCGTCATCGCCGCCTTCCTGTCCGGACGGCCCGAGTACATCGGGCGCGCCGCAGAGGTCAAAGCCCTGCTCCTGCGCAGCGCACTGGACCTCGGCCGCGACCGCTACGGGCAGGGCGCCGGGCTCGCCGACGCCATGGCCATGCTCACGAACTACTGA
- a CDS encoding DUF1761 domain-containing protein — translation MTSLEITYRIVGFAVLSLPPVSIWAVLLATAVSFGFGGLYWARLAPPLARSLRVPAGPESWPRSALAIGFLTRVVQAVGIGWLLGYAGVSNPWPAALFGIALYAAIIMPLIIGQHAFMEEDDRWRRFLLGAAQQPAEFAIMGAIVTLWR, via the coding sequence ATGACGTCTCTAGAGATCACTTATAGAATCGTAGGGTTCGCCGTGTTGTCCTTGCCTCCCGTCAGCATCTGGGCCGTACTGCTCGCTACAGCGGTCTCCTTCGGTTTCGGGGGGCTTTACTGGGCGAGGCTCGCACCGCCGCTCGCCCGGTCGCTGCGGGTCCCCGCGGGGCCGGAGTCGTGGCCCCGGTCGGCGCTTGCCATCGGGTTCCTCACGCGGGTGGTCCAGGCGGTGGGGATCGGATGGCTCCTCGGCTATGCCGGCGTCTCGAACCCGTGGCCGGCGGCCCTGTTCGGGATCGCCCTCTACGCGGCGATCATCATGCCGCTCATCATCGGCCAGCACGCGTTCATGGAAGAAGACGACCGCTGGCGGCGGTTCTTGCTCGGCGCCGCCCAGCAGCCAGCCGAGTTCGCGATCATGGGCGCGATCGTCACGCTGTGGAGATAG
- a CDS encoding YbhB/YbcL family Raf kinase inhibitor-like protein: protein MTSAGFKLTSQDLVEGGVLPQPQVSAYFGLDGQDLSPQLSWSGAPEGTHSFAVTVMDPDAPRAGGFCHWAVVNIPSAVDELPEGAGGAPDGMGPSDSEAGLPSGSLELVNDAGYNGFVGAAPPRGSGPHRYVVTVHALSADVIPGTPRTKGSRALRDIAAHELATASLTCTFEVR, encoded by the coding sequence GTGACCAGCGCCGGCTTCAAGCTGACCAGCCAGGACCTCGTGGAAGGCGGCGTGCTGCCCCAGCCGCAGGTGAGCGCCTACTTCGGGCTCGACGGGCAGGACCTCTCGCCGCAGCTCTCCTGGAGCGGCGCGCCCGAGGGGACGCACAGCTTCGCCGTGACTGTCATGGACCCCGACGCGCCGCGCGCCGGCGGCTTCTGCCACTGGGCCGTGGTCAACATCCCCTCCGCCGTGGACGAGTTGCCCGAAGGCGCCGGCGGGGCGCCGGACGGCATGGGCCCCTCGGACTCGGAGGCCGGCCTGCCGAGCGGCTCCCTCGAGCTGGTGAACGACGCCGGCTACAACGGATTCGTGGGCGCCGCACCCCCGCGCGGGTCGGGACCGCATCGGTACGTCGTTACGGTGCATGCGCTCTCCGCTGACGTCATCCCCGGAACCCCGCGCACCAAGGGCTCGCGCGCACTGAGGGACATCGCCGCCCACGAGTTGGCGACGGCGAGCCTCACCTGCACGTTCGAGGTCCGCTGA
- a CDS encoding TetR/AcrR family transcriptional regulator — MRRVKGSTEAATESRRAQGEETRRRILQAAGDEFADRGYQAATMARIAERAGVAVQTVYFSFHNKPALLSALIESQVVGPEDPTRPEDTDWFAEMLARTDGAGALRLFAEGGLGVFERASVAVETARLAAPAEPAIASVLEYFDGLRRVQFSRAVEALRHHGALRADLSPERATDVLMVVASPQTYLAFTRGQGWEPREWAQWLGDALARLLLD, encoded by the coding sequence ATGAGACGGGTCAAGGGCTCAACGGAAGCCGCAACGGAGAGCCGCCGCGCCCAGGGTGAGGAGACCCGGCGGCGCATCCTGCAGGCCGCCGGGGACGAGTTCGCAGACCGCGGCTACCAGGCGGCCACCATGGCGCGCATCGCCGAACGCGCAGGGGTGGCCGTCCAGACCGTGTACTTCAGCTTCCACAACAAACCGGCACTGTTGAGCGCGCTCATCGAGTCGCAGGTGGTGGGTCCGGAGGATCCAACCCGACCGGAGGACACAGACTGGTTCGCCGAGATGCTCGCGCGCACTGATGGGGCTGGGGCACTGCGGCTGTTCGCCGAGGGCGGCCTCGGCGTCTTCGAGCGCGCCTCCGTTGCCGTGGAGACGGCCCGCCTTGCCGCCCCTGCGGAACCGGCCATTGCTAGCGTCCTCGAGTACTTCGACGGCCTCAGGCGGGTCCAGTTCTCACGAGCGGTCGAGGCCCTCCGTCATCACGGCGCCCTCAGGGCAGACCTCAGCCCAGAACGGGCCACCGACGTCCTCATGGTGGTCGCGAGCCCGCAAACGTACTTGGCGTTCACTCGGGGTCAAGGCTGGGAGCCGCGCGAGTGGGCGCAGTGGCTCGGCGACGCGCTCGCCCGTCTCCTGCTCGACTAG
- a CDS encoding OsmC family protein — translation MITTRDELRAAQAPLKQQYRDDPASALTPISADARYTESGITATVETWSAPVRAGLHRAVGGDGSDACSADMLMEAVVACASVTLRSVATAMGLTIRSGEIRGEGVFDARGTLGVDRTVEVGVQDVRLVATFDTDATDAELEKLASVADRYCVVAQSLRRPPHIEVRRA, via the coding sequence ATGATCACCACGCGTGATGAGCTCAGGGCCGCGCAGGCACCGCTCAAGCAGCAGTACCGGGATGACCCGGCTTCGGCGCTGACCCCGATATCGGCGGACGCGCGCTACACCGAGTCGGGTATCACCGCGACGGTGGAGACGTGGTCGGCTCCTGTGCGCGCGGGTCTGCACCGTGCCGTCGGGGGCGACGGCTCGGACGCATGCTCGGCGGACATGCTCATGGAGGCGGTCGTGGCGTGCGCGAGCGTGACGCTCCGCAGCGTCGCGACGGCGATGGGGCTGACGATCCGTTCGGGGGAGATCCGTGGGGAGGGCGTCTTCGATGCGCGCGGCACCCTCGGCGTCGACCGGACGGTGGAGGTGGGCGTCCAGGATGTCCGGCTGGTCGCGACCTTCGACACAGACGCGACCGACGCGGAGCTTGAGAAGCTCGCGTCGGTCGCGGACAGGTACTGTGTCGTCGCCCAGTCGCTCAGGCGGCCGCCTCACATCGAGGTCAGGCGCGCCTGA
- a CDS encoding NUDIX hydrolase: MELSAVSREYFRTLPRRRVAAGLVIRDVDGRVLAVKPNYKEGWLLPGGTVDPGEAPRKAARREGREELGLDIEPGALLLIAHSAFPDPVGDGLSFLYDGGMLPEGAHVTLQEEELTEWTFVGTDEYEEYFGDHGALHIQAALTGLNEKRTLELEDGVEVL, translated from the coding sequence ATGGAGCTGAGCGCCGTGAGCCGCGAGTACTTCCGCACGCTTCCGCGACGGCGCGTCGCCGCGGGACTAGTAATCCGCGACGTCGACGGCCGTGTCCTCGCCGTCAAGCCCAACTACAAGGAGGGCTGGCTCCTCCCGGGCGGCACCGTGGATCCCGGCGAGGCGCCGCGCAAGGCCGCCCGCCGCGAGGGCCGCGAGGAGCTCGGGCTGGACATCGAGCCCGGCGCGCTCCTGCTCATTGCCCATTCGGCGTTCCCGGACCCGGTCGGGGACGGGCTGAGCTTCCTGTACGACGGCGGCATGCTCCCCGAGGGCGCGCACGTCACCCTCCAGGAGGAGGAGCTCACCGAGTGGACGTTCGTGGGGACCGACGAGTACGAGGAGTACTTCGGTGACCACGGCGCCCTGCACATCCAAGCCGCGCTCACGGGCCTCAACGAGAAGCGCACGCTTGAGCTCGAGGACGGGGTCGAGGTCCTGTGA
- a CDS encoding LacI family DNA-binding transcriptional regulator has protein sequence MPPLPPSGSPRPATQADVAREVGVSRTLVSFAFRNAPGVSEVTRQAIFEAARRLGYRPNSVAADLARKRASAIGLYLLDLHNEVYADIFTGVREALAGSGSRVILAAGRAGSEPDEEVGPLVEARAGVVIAATLTSPDAHVLELAGMVPIVSVARRIEGVDSVYSDDAAGARAAVEHLLGLGHTRIVHLAGPGVDGNLERLIAYESAMHDAGLSPRVVVAPSHSFESGEATAAGFLAASDGPTAVFAHNDQLALGVREAALALGLTIPGDLSVVGYDDSRGARLRGIDLTSVDLHAHQLGAAAGAAALARLRFPSEPAVDECSAPRLVVRASTAPPHD, from the coding sequence GTGCCACCGCTGCCGCCGTCCGGATCGCCGCGCCCCGCCACCCAGGCCGACGTCGCGCGGGAGGTCGGCGTGTCCCGGACCCTCGTCTCGTTCGCGTTCCGCAACGCCCCCGGCGTGAGCGAGGTGACCCGGCAGGCCATCTTCGAGGCCGCGAGGCGCCTCGGCTACCGACCCAACTCCGTCGCTGCGGACCTCGCGCGCAAGCGCGCCTCCGCCATCGGCCTGTACCTGCTCGACCTCCACAACGAGGTCTACGCGGACATCTTCACGGGGGTCCGCGAGGCGCTCGCCGGGTCGGGCTCGCGCGTGATCCTCGCCGCCGGACGGGCGGGCAGCGAGCCCGACGAGGAGGTGGGCCCGCTCGTCGAGGCGAGGGCCGGCGTCGTGATCGCGGCGACCCTCACGAGCCCGGACGCGCACGTGCTCGAGTTGGCGGGCATGGTCCCGATCGTCAGCGTCGCGCGCCGGATCGAGGGCGTGGACAGCGTCTACTCTGACGACGCCGCGGGTGCCCGAGCTGCAGTGGAGCACCTGCTCGGCCTCGGGCACACTCGGATCGTGCATCTCGCCGGACCCGGCGTGGACGGCAATCTCGAGCGCCTGATCGCCTATGAATCGGCGATGCACGACGCCGGGCTCTCGCCCCGCGTGGTCGTGGCGCCGTCGCATTCGTTCGAGTCGGGGGAGGCCACGGCGGCCGGCTTCCTCGCGGCCTCGGACGGCCCTACGGCCGTGTTCGCGCACAACGACCAGCTCGCCCTCGGGGTGCGCGAGGCGGCCCTTGCCCTCGGGCTCACGATTCCCGGCGACCTCTCGGTGGTGGGCTACGACGACTCCCGGGGGGCACGGCTCCGCGGGATCGACCTCACCTCCGTGGACCTGCACGCCCACCAACTCGGCGCGGCCGCCGGCGCCGCGGCCCTGGCGCGGCTCCGGTTCCCGAGCGAGCCCGCTGTGGACGAGTGCAGCGCGCCGCGGCTGGTGGTGCGCGCATCGACCGCGCCGCCCCATGACTAG
- a CDS encoding lmo0937 family membrane protein — MLLWIALILFVLWLLGFIALPSLGGIVHILIVLAVIALIVHFVRGRRAV, encoded by the coding sequence GTGCTTCTCTGGATTGCCCTCATTCTGTTCGTGCTCTGGCTGCTGGGCTTCATCGCGCTCCCCAGCCTGGGCGGGATTGTGCACATCCTCATCGTGCTGGCGGTGATCGCACTCATCGTCCACTTCGTGCGCGGCCGCCGCGCCGTATAA
- a CDS encoding S1C family serine protease, which translates to MTQDRDPDHGTDDQALDAYSRTVSGVARHLTPRVASVRTERGAGSAVVLTAEGHLVTNAHVVGRADRGEVAFADGAAGPFAVIGRDPLSDLAVLRCGIHVPEPPEFGDADTLLVGSLVVAVGSPLGLEGSVTAGVVSALGRSIPARGRTASRLIEDVIQTDAALNPGNSGGALADSRGRVVGINTAVAGFGLGLAVPVNATTRRILEALREDGRVRRAYLGLVSVPTPLDPRWAERTGTRRALRVAEVVGGSPAESSGIRPGDLLIAINGAPLKDAQSLQRHMFAEAIGRRTEITVLRGEAMVDVVTEPAELPD; encoded by the coding sequence ATGACTCAGGATCGTGATCCGGATCACGGCACCGACGATCAGGCGCTGGACGCCTACTCGCGTACCGTCTCCGGCGTGGCCAGGCATCTGACGCCGCGCGTCGCGTCGGTGCGGACCGAGCGCGGGGCGGGCAGCGCCGTCGTGCTTACCGCGGAAGGGCACCTCGTGACGAACGCGCACGTGGTAGGCCGTGCGGACCGGGGCGAGGTCGCGTTTGCCGACGGCGCGGCGGGGCCGTTCGCGGTGATCGGGCGCGACCCGCTCTCGGACCTCGCGGTGCTGCGCTGCGGGATCCACGTGCCCGAGCCGCCCGAGTTCGGCGACGCCGACACCCTGCTGGTGGGCTCGCTCGTGGTCGCCGTCGGGAGCCCATTGGGGCTTGAGGGCAGTGTCACCGCCGGGGTGGTGAGCGCGCTCGGCCGGTCGATTCCGGCGCGGGGGCGCACGGCGTCACGCCTCATCGAGGACGTGATCCAGACCGACGCCGCGCTCAACCCGGGCAACTCTGGCGGCGCGCTCGCGGATTCGCGTGGCCGCGTCGTAGGGATCAACACGGCGGTGGCCGGCTTCGGACTCGGGCTCGCCGTGCCCGTCAACGCCACGACCCGCCGCATCCTCGAGGCCCTCCGCGAAGACGGCCGCGTGCGCCGCGCCTACCTCGGGCTCGTGAGCGTGCCGACGCCGCTCGACCCGCGCTGGGCCGAGCGCACTGGGACGCGCCGGGCGCTCCGCGTCGCCGAGGTGGTGGGCGGAAGCCCTGCGGAGTCGAGCGGCATCCGGCCGGGGGATCTGCTGATTGCCATCAATGGGGCCCCGCTCAAGGACGCCCAGTCGCTCCAGCGGCACATGTTCGCCGAGGCGATCGGCCGCCGCACCGAGATCACCGTGCTGCGGGGAGAGGCGATGGTGGACGTCGTGACGGAACCCGCGGAGCTGCCGGACTAG